TTGAACAAAGATTATACGCGTAAGCTTTATGGGCAAAAGCAAGTAGCTTTGTGGCGTCGCTCATTTGAAGCTGTTCCTCCTAAACTGGACCATTTCGAATCAGAACGGCGTTATCAGAGATATCCAGCTTCGATCGTGCCTAGAGCTGAAAGTCTAGCACAAGCTTCGCGGCGGATCATTCCTTATTGGGTCGATCAGATCGCTCCTGAATTATTACGAAATAAAGATCAGTTAGTTGTCGCTCATGGTAGTACTTTAAGAGCTTTGATCAAATATTTAGAACAGATCTCAGATACAGGGATCGATGGAGTCGAAGTTGGAAATGCGACTCCGATCATCTATGAA
This window of the Ligilactobacillus faecis genome carries:
- a CDS encoding 2,3-bisphosphoglycerate-dependent phosphoglycerate mutase, translating into MVKLVLIRHGQSLANQENVYTGWSDSPLTKAGIKEAKYAGQLLKKEPLALTKVHTSCLTRAIKTADIVLEELGQAYLPLTKTWRLNERHYGALRGLNKDYTRKLYGQKQVALWRRSFEAVPPKLDHFESERRYQRYPASIVPRAESLAQASRRIIPYWVDQIAPELLRNKDQLVVAHGSTLRALIKYLEQISDTGIDGVEVGNATPIIYELDEQLQIITKKILE